The following DNA comes from Chryseobacterium gallinarum.
GAGGTTTCAACTCCCTATTTCTATAGTGTTTATCTGGCGGATATTAATGTGACCACAGAGTTTACTCCTACAGAAAGAGCCGCTTTTTTCAAATTTGATTTCCCAAAAACCGATAGCGCTTATGTGGTAATTGATGCATTGAATAAAGGCTCTTATATTAAAATTCTTCCTAAAGAAAGAAAAATACTGGGATATACAACCAGGTATTCAACGGGGAAATATGAAAATTTTAAAAACTATTTCATCATTCAGTTTGACAAACACTTTGATGTGACGACAGGCTGGAAAGATGATAAATTCGTAAACAATCAGTTGGAAATTACCAGTGATCATGCAGGCGCAGTGGTTGGGTTTAAATTAAAAAATAAAGAAGCAGTCTATGCAAAAGTAGCTTCTTCATTCATTAGTTTTGAACAGGCTGAGCTGAATCTCAACAGGGAAATCGGGAACAGAAATTTTGAACAGGTAAAAACCGATGCTAAAAATATCTGGAATAAAACATTAGGTAAAATAGAAGTAAAAGGAGGAACAGATCAGCAAATGAGAACCTTCTATTCTTCTTTGTACAGAACCCTGTTTTTTCCACAAAAGCTATATGAAATTGATGCCCGGAATACAATAAAACACTGGAGTCCTTATAACGGTAAAATTGTTGATGGAAGAATGTTTGCCGGAACAGGCTTCTGGGATACTTTCCGTGCATTGTACCCATTCCTGAACCTGGTATATCCAGGCATTAATGTGGAAATGCAGGAAGGTTTGGCGAATGCCTACAAAGAAGGAGGTTTCTTACCGGAATGGAGCAGCCCGGGATATTCTGATATAATGATCGGAAATAATTCTGCTTCCGTGGTAGCGGATGCCTATCTGAAAGGACTTCGCGGTTATGATATAGAAACCCTTTGGCAGGCGGTAAAACACGGAGCCGATAACGAGGGACCTATAGAAGCTGTAGGCCGTGCAGGAGTAGGGTATTACAATACACTGGGGTATGTTCCATATGATGTGAAAATCAACGAGAATGCAGCCAGAACACTGGAATATGCATACGATGATTTTGCGATTTACCAGCTTGGAAAGGCATTAGGAAAACCTGCTTCAGAAATTGATATTTACAAAAAAAGAGCATACAATTATAAAAATCTGTTTGATAAAGAAACCGGTTTAATGCGTGGGAAAAATAAAGACGGCAGTTTCCAGAAGCCTTTTAATCCTTTCAAATGGGGAGATGCCTTTACCGAAGGAAACAGCTGGCATTACACCTGGTCAGTTTTCCAGGATATTGAAGGTCTGGCCACATTAATGGGTGGGAAAAAGAAGTTTGAAGCCAAACTGGATGAAGTTTTCTCATTACCGCCGGTTTTTGACGACAGCTACTATGGAAGCGTAATCCATGAAATCCGTGAAATGCAGATCATGAATATGGGGCAGTACGCCCATGGAAACCAGCCGATACAGCATATGATTTACCTGTATAATTATGCAGGAGCTCCCTATAAAACACAATATTGGGTGAGGCAGGTAATGGATAAATTATACATGGCAACACCGGATGGATATTGCGGGGATGAAGATAACGGGCAAACCTCTGCTTGGTACATTTTCTCTGCTTTAGGATTTTATCCTGTAACCCCAGCCACTGATCAGTATGTGTTAGGAGCACCATTATTTAAAGAAGCCACTATTCACCTTGAGAATGGCAAGAAAATTGAGATAAATGCACCGGAAAATAACTCCGGAAACCTGTATGTAAAATCATTGAACGTCAACCAGCAACCTTATTCCAGAAACTGGCTCAGCCATAAAGAATTAATGAAAGGGGCTGTCCTTGATTTTAAAATGGATAATAAGCCCAATAAAGAAAGAGGTTCGCAGGAAAAAGATTTTCCTTATTCAATGTCAAAAGAAGAAACAAACAAATAATAATTTAATATAGAAATACAACTGTATGAGTACAGAAAAGAAAGAAATATTCGACAGAGTAGAAAAAATGCTGCAGGCACAAGGTTTTAATATTGCAGCACAGGATCAGACAAGACCATGGGGCGGTTTTTTTGTGATTGATGAAATCCAGGCACAGGATTTTGCCAACCAATACTTTGATGGGCTTGATGTAGAAAGCCTGCGAATAGGAGGAAAATTGAGCCCAAAAATTCTTATCGTTGCTCCCCAGGCAAGACTCAGCTGGCAGTATCATCACAGAAGAGCTGAAATCTGGCAGGTGGTAGAAGGAACAGTAGGAATTAAAAGGAGTAATACCGATGAAGAAGGTGAGCTGAAAGAATACCACCCGAAAGACCAGGTGAAACTTCAGCAGGGGGAAAGACACCGTCTTATTGGTCTCGACGGATGGGGAATTGTTGCAGAAATCTGGCAGCATACCGATGCCTCCAATCCTTCAGATGAAGATGATATTGTAAGGGTACAGGACGATTTTGGAAGATAGTCCGCCGTCAAAATAAATAAAATATCCCATTTTAGCAGCTTGATACTTATCAAGGCTAAAATGGGATTCTTTTTTATATGAGATTACATTAAATTCTGTCTTAATAGCTATTCTGATAAATAGGTATTTTTTTAATTTAAATAAATTTTTTGACTGATGTTTTACTTATAATTGGTGTATTTTGATTACAAAATTCTAAATTTTCCGAAAAAAATAACAGCGATATAGTGAATTATGGGCAGAAATAGGATTGTCGATTCTTTGGATTTTGTAGTATTGATGCAGGATTATTTGTTTTTTTGTTATTTTATTTAATTGTATTGATTTTTTTTGCAATTATGTAATGGTAACACAAGAATATTTATTACATTTGGTTTCAACAAATAGTGATATAAAATATTTTTATAAAATTATTTAAAGTAGGAAATATTATTATATTTTTTGTGGCTCAAATTTAAGAGGTAAGTCTTATCTTTAAGTTGTTAAAAAATATAATATATATGAAAGCAAGATTATTACTATCAGGAGTTTTATTACTATCTATTGTAACAGCATGTTCAGATAGAGAAGGAGAAATTGATGCACCAGCCGGTCAAAAAGGAGATAAAATTGAAATGAACAGAGCCGAAACTGCGAGATTTTTGGATGACTCCCTGATTAAAAAAGATAGTTTAAATGGAACCCACAGTAAAGAAGGAGACGTCAATGCAACAGCCCAGGAAACAATCGATCCAACAAAACCGGATCGGCCTAAATAAACTGACTATTGAAATAATAGCTTCAGCATTTGTCTTAATTTCAGCTATATTACCATTTCTGAATAATATAGTTGGATATTTTATTGATGTAAATGTCCAGTTAGATAATAATGCCGGAGAAAGAAGACTTGATCTTGATTCATCTATTTATTTTTTATCAATATCATCATGCTTTATATTATTAGCTTTAGGAGGCTTGTTTAAAGCCAACAGATATACTTTTTATGTGGCATTGGTGGCAGGTTATTTCCATTTGGTAACCTACATAAAATTCATATTTTTTAATCAGAATAAAATATCTGCAATAGCAGATATGGCTATTATATTGCTTCTGATACTGATCATTTTTTTAGTTTTTAGATTGGATAACTATTATAGAAAATTACATCTGCTTGATAAATTTAATAATAGTACGCTAGACAGGTTCTCTAATATTCTTTTTAAACGTAATGATATTAAAGAAAATGAATAGCCATAGAGAAAGATTAAAAATTCTTGTAGCACTTTCTGATAAATTATGGGAAGATTATTCTGAGACCCTTATCTCGGAGGAAGAATATCTAAAAAAGATTTATCTGGTAAAGAAAGAAATTAATAATGGATTTATAGCTACAATGCAGGATCTTGAGCTTTTTGCAAAAGACCTGGGATACCTCATTTTAAATACTCCTACAAAAACCCTTTTAGGAGGTTCAGAAAAAATAATTATTAATAGAAATTAGGTTATTTGGCTACAAGCTTGGCTAAGGTTAAGATTTCTTCCAAATACTTATTCTGCTGTAAGATCGCTTCGTCATATTTTTTCTCGATCCTTGAAATCTGGTTCTGGACAAATAAAATACTTTTATCCTGAGTATTATATTGTGCAAACAGATTGGCAAGTAAATCCCCCAGTTTTTCGTGCGTGTCTTCATGCTGAAGTTCGGCAGCCGGCTGATCTTTTCCCTGGTTTGAATGTAGATTCAATTCACCGTTACTGGTAATAAGCCATATCAGATTCTCATTTTCCTTTAACTCCGGATAAACAATCAAAATTTTTGCAAGTTTATCAACACCCAGGTCACTTTTCAATGCTGCTCCTTTAAAATTAGAGGAAGACATGCCTGTTTCTTTATAAAAAGTTTCCTTTTTAATGCCCTTTTTCTCAAGGAAAAAGAAAATTCTTTCTTTTATGGTTTGAATTTTGTCCATAATTTCTTAAATTGGTCTAAATTTAGACTATATTTGTCAAAGATAGAAAACAAATTTAACATAGCAATGTTAAATAATAAGGGAATAAAATTAATAATTAAACCAGAAATACAAAAATTAATAATTTCATGAGCACTAATAAGCATAACAAAGTTAAAAACTCGGCTAATGAACTATATGATATTTATACATTTCCGAATAAACTGCATGGGTATAAGAATGGGTACAAACTTACAGAAGGGGTAAATGATATAGCTGTTTATGAAAATTGTTTCTGGCTGCTGGACCTTATTGTAGATCAACAACTGTTTCCCGAGCTGGATGATGAAGTTCAGAACTGGGAACTTGAAAGGATCGGTGACAACCTGTTTAATCTCAGTTGCTCCTATGACAACGGAGAAACTGTTGAAGAAATTAAGGACCTAGAAGCTGATTTTTATTTTGATGATTTAAAAATTGTCAAAAAAGGTAATATATTTTGTCTTCCTATAGAGAAAGATCTTTATGACTAGCCTAAAATACCAGTATATATTAATTCTATATATTGTAAACCTGTAATTTTTTTAAAGTTTAATTTTTCGTAATGAAAAACAGCACCGGTCCGGTGCTGTTTTTGTTTTACGTAATAGAAATCAGAATGTTACATCAAGACCAACATAAAAATTAGCTTTCATGATCGGGGCATATACCATTCCACCATCAAAATAACTTCCAAATGGATTTTTAAAATCTACAATTGCATTTTTCTGATAATAGGAAGTCAGGTTTTCTCCACCCAGGTAAGCCCTGATCTTTTTATTAAAGTTTCTCGAAACCTGAGCATTCAATACAGCGTAGGATTCGGAATATACCGGCAACCGGAATTCTGCCGGATTGCTTGAGGTGTCCGGAAGTCTTTGTTTACCTACCCAGTTCAAAGTGGTATCAAAGCTCCAGAATCCTCCTTTGTCATTCTTATTGGTAGCATAGGCCAGGTTTACGAATCCTCTGTGTTTCGCCATGAAAGGGACTTCTCTTCTTCCTCCGGTATAATCTGCCTGTACATCATAATACTTATAAGCAAGCCTTACATCAAAGTTCCTGAAAGGAGTAAAATCCCATTGGGTCTGTAAAGAGTTGGCAAAAGATTTCCCTTCCAGGTTATAGAATGTAAGCTGCTGTGGAGACTGGTCCAGATCTACCAATACCTGATCCTGGAAATCCGTTCTGAAAAAATCAGCAATAATAGAAGATTTTCTTCCGAAAAGCTTAAATTCCTGTTGCAAGCTGGCACCATAATTCCATGCAATTTCAGGTTTTAATCCATAAATGTTTCCTCCATTCGGTATAATATTGATACTTCTGTTGGAAGCAAAATAGTGCTGGCTTTCAGCGAAAACATTTGCCGTTCTGAACCCTCTTCCTGCAGACAATCTCAGGATGGTCTGAGGAGTGATATCATATTTGAAATTTAATCTTGGGGTAAACTGTGTTCCTGCCAGGTTATGGAAATCAACCCTTGCGCCCGCTACTAAAGTATACTTTAGCCCTGTTAAAGTATATTCGGCAAAAATCCCGGGTACAATCTCATTTCTTCTGAAATCATCGGTAAGGTAGGTTTCTTTATAACCGTCATATAAAAAACTTGCTCCGGTTTTGTATTTATGATTGGTATTACCAATAATACTTTCAAAAATCAGATTGGAATAATAGGTATGCTGTTGTCCTGAATAATTCCTCAATCCAAAAAAACTGTCTTGCTGGTGATATACATACTGGTTCATCCAGCCAATACTCTGATAAGGCTTTCCTTTAAAAACATATCCTGTTTTGTTCCAGACCTGGAATCTTGAAATATCAATACCTACACCATATGCAGGCTGTTCGTTCTGAGCCAGTTTTTTATCAAAACCTATTTGCCCGGCTGTTCTCTCATCCCGGATAAAATTGATTCCGAAATGGGACCCGAATCCGGATTTTTCCAAATCATTATAGTTTAATAAGTAAGCTGCGTTGAGTTGTGTTCCTTTTGGCCTGTCCAGGAAACCATCGTGATTCATATCCGTATTTCCGAAGGTCCCGTTCCCATGCAGTAAAAATGTCTGTGACCATTTATCATTAATGGGAGATACGCTGGTAATGTTGGCTTCTGCCCTTCCGTTGAAGTCAGAAAAGAGGTTCAGGGAAGTCTCAGGAGCCTTTGCATTTTTCAAAAGTTCGGTGTTAATTTGTCCTGTTATACTTTCGTACCCGTTGGTTACCGTACTTCCTCCTTTGGTCAGCTGTATACTTTCTATCCATCTTCCCGGGATAAAGTTCAGTCCATAAGCAGAAGCCAGCCCACGAATTTCAGGAAGCTGCTCCTTAGTGAGGCTTGTATATTTTTGATCCAATCCAAGCATTTTTAATTGCTTGGTTCCGGTAACGGCATTGCTGAAAGAAACATCTACGGTTGCATTGGTCTCAAAGCTCTCCGATAAATTGCAACATGCAGCCTTTAAAAGTTCTTTTTTATCAATATTGAAGACAAGTCCGGTCTCTTTTTTATTTAAAGAAGTGGCCGCCCTGGAACCTGTTACAACAACACCGTCAATGCTTTTTTCCTTTTTGCTGTGAGATCCATCGGCAGGTGATGTTCCGTGTTCATCGTGGTTTTCATGTTTGGTGGCCTTCTCCTCATAATGTACTTTAGGATTAGCTTCTCCAAAGGTGAAATCCCTGTCGTACAGGCAACATCCGGGAAGACTGTTATAAACAGCGTCCGTTGCTTTGTACTTTTCATTGTCATGGCCTGCATCAGCAATGGCTTTTAAAATTTTATCTGATGAAGTTTTTGACGAATCGAAATTCAGGGTAACAGTTTGCTTTTCTGCATTCCATTCAGCGCCATCAGCCCCGGCATCTTTTGCAGCTTTTTCAATTCTTGCTTTGCATGAGGCGCAGTTCCCCCTTACATAAAATTCATTATTTTTTTTAGCAGGATGATGAGGGTAGGTTTCTGATTGAACAGGCTGAAGGTCTCTTTCGTAATGACAACATCCGGGAAGACCATCGTAGGTTGTATCAGGTGCTTTGAATTTTTCATTATCATGACCTGCCTCTGCTACTTTCTTTAAAATTTCATCTGCCGGAATATGATCTGTCTCCAGGGTCAGCGTCTGAAGATCTATGGAATAAACTGCTGTTTTTGCTCCTGCTTTTTTAGCTGCACCTTCTATTCTGGTTTTGCACATTTCACAGTTCCCTTTTACTCTGAACTGATTTTTTGAAAGGTTTTGAGCAGCAATAAATTGTGTAAATAAGAATAATGTACCAAGTAACAACCTGGAAATATATAATTTCATTGTTTAAAAGTTTAAATTAATTAAAAACGGTTCATTACAGGATGTAACAAACTTTGGGATTTT
Coding sequences within:
- a CDS encoding GH92 family glycosyl hydrolase, giving the protein MKSLFSTFFLLLQAWAFAQTGSPVDYVNPLMGTQSKPSLSNGNTYPAVGLPWGMNIWTPQTGKMGDGWAYTYDADKIKGFKQTHQPSPWMNDYGAFTLMPGVGKLKFKEDERASWFSHKAEVSTPYFYSVYLADINVTTEFTPTERAAFFKFDFPKTDSAYVVIDALNKGSYIKILPKERKILGYTTRYSTGKYENFKNYFIIQFDKHFDVTTGWKDDKFVNNQLEITSDHAGAVVGFKLKNKEAVYAKVASSFISFEQAELNLNREIGNRNFEQVKTDAKNIWNKTLGKIEVKGGTDQQMRTFYSSLYRTLFFPQKLYEIDARNTIKHWSPYNGKIVDGRMFAGTGFWDTFRALYPFLNLVYPGINVEMQEGLANAYKEGGFLPEWSSPGYSDIMIGNNSASVVADAYLKGLRGYDIETLWQAVKHGADNEGPIEAVGRAGVGYYNTLGYVPYDVKINENAARTLEYAYDDFAIYQLGKALGKPASEIDIYKKRAYNYKNLFDKETGLMRGKNKDGSFQKPFNPFKWGDAFTEGNSWHYTWSVFQDIEGLATLMGGKKKFEAKLDEVFSLPPVFDDSYYGSVIHEIREMQIMNMGQYAHGNQPIQHMIYLYNYAGAPYKTQYWVRQVMDKLYMATPDGYCGDEDNGQTSAWYIFSALGFYPVTPATDQYVLGAPLFKEATIHLENGKKIEINAPENNSGNLYVKSLNVNQQPYSRNWLSHKELMKGAVLDFKMDNKPNKERGSQEKDFPYSMSKEETNK
- a CDS encoding cupin domain-containing protein; translated protein: MSTEKKEIFDRVEKMLQAQGFNIAAQDQTRPWGGFFVIDEIQAQDFANQYFDGLDVESLRIGGKLSPKILIVAPQARLSWQYHHRRAEIWQVVEGTVGIKRSNTDEEGELKEYHPKDQVKLQQGERHRLIGLDGWGIVAEIWQHTDASNPSDEDDIVRVQDDFGR
- a CDS encoding DUF6876 family protein, with amino-acid sequence MSTNKHNKVKNSANELYDIYTFPNKLHGYKNGYKLTEGVNDIAVYENCFWLLDLIVDQQLFPELDDEVQNWELERIGDNLFNLSCSYDNGETVEEIKDLEADFYFDDLKIVKKGNIFCLPIEKDLYD
- a CDS encoding TonB-dependent receptor domain-containing protein, producing MKLYISRLLLGTLFLFTQFIAAQNLSKNQFRVKGNCEMCKTRIEGAAKKAGAKTAVYSIDLQTLTLETDHIPADEILKKVAEAGHDNEKFKAPDTTYDGLPGCCHYERDLQPVQSETYPHHPAKKNNEFYVRGNCASCKARIEKAAKDAGADGAEWNAEKQTVTLNFDSSKTSSDKILKAIADAGHDNEKYKATDAVYNSLPGCCLYDRDFTFGEANPKVHYEEKATKHENHDEHGTSPADGSHSKKEKSIDGVVVTGSRAATSLNKKETGLVFNIDKKELLKAACCNLSESFETNATVDVSFSNAVTGTKQLKMLGLDQKYTSLTKEQLPEIRGLASAYGLNFIPGRWIESIQLTKGGSTVTNGYESITGQINTELLKNAKAPETSLNLFSDFNGRAEANITSVSPINDKWSQTFLLHGNGTFGNTDMNHDGFLDRPKGTQLNAAYLLNYNDLEKSGFGSHFGINFIRDERTAGQIGFDKKLAQNEQPAYGVGIDISRFQVWNKTGYVFKGKPYQSIGWMNQYVYHQQDSFFGLRNYSGQQHTYYSNLIFESIIGNTNHKYKTGASFLYDGYKETYLTDDFRRNEIVPGIFAEYTLTGLKYTLVAGARVDFHNLAGTQFTPRLNFKYDITPQTILRLSAGRGFRTANVFAESQHYFASNRSINIIPNGGNIYGLKPEIAWNYGASLQQEFKLFGRKSSIIADFFRTDFQDQVLVDLDQSPQQLTFYNLEGKSFANSLQTQWDFTPFRNFDVRLAYKYYDVQADYTGGRREVPFMAKHRGFVNLAYATNKNDKGGFWSFDTTLNWVGKQRLPDTSSNPAEFRLPVYSESYAVLNAQVSRNFNKKIRAYLGGENLTSYYQKNAIVDFKNPFGSYFDGGMVYAPIMKANFYVGLDVTF